In Anaerostipes hadrus ATCC 29173 = JCM 17467, a single genomic region encodes these proteins:
- a CDS encoding helix-turn-helix domain-containing protein codes for MNSENYGTHIKHIRQKMGLTQNQVAEALGVTPGYISNVENNRTAMSLRILTYYAKLCGCSLDSLVGTLDPEYSETALDRKLYNAIMQLDVDTKEKLLKTIELWNL; via the coding sequence ATGAACTCTGAAAATTATGGTACTCATATCAAACATATCCGTCAAAAAATGGGTTTAACACAAAATCAAGTTGCTGAGGCTCTTGGTGTAACGCCTGGTTATATCAGCAATGTAGAAAATAACCGTACTGCTATGTCTCTGCGTATTTTAACATATTATGCGAAGCTTTGTGGCTGCTCTCTGGATTCTCTCGTTGGTACTCTGGATCCGGAATATTCAGAAACTGCGCTTGATCGTAAACTTTATAATGCGATCATGCAACTTGATGTGGATACGAAAGAAAAACTGCTGAAAACGATTGAATTGTGGAATTTGTAG
- a CDS encoding S8 family peptidase gives MKNRFLALLICAILVFSIIPFGKNIKASQTNNNAKQVNTPEQMAAVMREKANNNTARMKGKITQSQVNETIKQKLIVKTRDEIENTYGANSVYYYTVGNYQILFYDSAEEAKNACEKLKKDLPGTTIFQDIPITLKEAAKDNGSDEVAAYDGIKKMGMDQLKEEKDSWKNKSAKVAVIDSGINVDHQWFKNRLDRENSINLALDEGNEDDKTKPAYSDTKQGHGSHVAGIITQATPEEVQVMAIRVFSALGTASYATITNAVDYAVEHKADIINMSLGFEIMSGFENDQITLMDEAFARAFKANTTVCAASGNEYTDTSKSYPASSPWTIAVGSFEPDAKGNLIRSDFANNGELLDFVAPGRNIYSAWINGEESTNTISGTSMATPHMAAAAAYVKMKHPDYNQRDVYAAFKDNAVDLGESGKDTEFGYGYVHLEKYNTNEAAESKDGKEYQAISAPAQINKTMNDSGKSFTIDAKITRGNGNLTYETTNEKIATVKDGKVTIVGRGKCNIVIKASETKEYKETEEKVTIKIDKGYQKIKVPVTSYKKYVSDKNFKLEAYVEAPGDGKVEFIANENDVVKVSKDGEVTILGPGTARVYAVATGTNNFNRDISDAIVITVEEDKKSDPDIKNNVENTTTAMQNATTPDTTTVIQNTSTTNTKIAVPRVVVKKLKAGKKQIRLTWKKQSKVSGYEIRYATKANMKKAKRIKVNAKTASKTIKKLKSKKRYYIQIRAYKTNDHKKIYGNWSIKKTLKTK, from the coding sequence ATGAAAAATCGTTTTTTAGCATTATTAATCTGCGCGATTTTGGTATTTTCAATTATTCCATTTGGAAAAAACATAAAAGCATCACAGACAAATAATAATGCAAAACAAGTAAATACGCCAGAACAGATGGCTGCAGTTATGAGAGAAAAAGCAAATAATAATACAGCCAGAATGAAAGGAAAAATAACTCAATCTCAGGTCAATGAAACGATTAAACAAAAATTGATCGTAAAAACAAGAGATGAGATTGAAAATACTTATGGTGCTAACAGTGTGTACTACTACACAGTGGGAAATTACCAGATTTTGTTTTATGACTCTGCAGAAGAGGCAAAGAATGCATGTGAGAAGTTAAAAAAGGATCTTCCAGGAACAACAATATTTCAAGATATACCAATCACACTAAAAGAAGCAGCAAAAGATAATGGATCAGATGAAGTGGCGGCATACGATGGAATTAAAAAAATGGGAATGGATCAACTTAAGGAAGAAAAAGACAGTTGGAAAAATAAAAGTGCCAAAGTTGCCGTGATCGACAGTGGAATTAATGTGGATCATCAATGGTTTAAGAACAGGCTAGATCGAGAAAACAGTATAAATCTTGCGTTGGATGAAGGAAATGAAGATGATAAAACGAAGCCAGCATATAGTGATACAAAACAAGGACATGGAAGTCATGTCGCAGGGATCATTACGCAGGCAACACCAGAAGAAGTACAAGTCATGGCAATTCGAGTATTTAGTGCTCTTGGTACAGCATCCTATGCAACGATCACAAATGCGGTGGATTATGCAGTAGAACATAAAGCAGATATTATTAATATGAGTCTTGGATTTGAAATAATGTCAGGATTTGAAAATGATCAGATAACTCTAATGGATGAAGCGTTTGCAAGGGCATTTAAAGCAAATACAACAGTATGTGCTGCGTCAGGAAATGAATACACAGATACTTCTAAAAGTTATCCAGCGAGCAGTCCATGGACGATCGCAGTTGGATCATTTGAGCCAGATGCAAAAGGTAACCTGATTCGTTCAGATTTTGCCAATAATGGAGAACTACTTGATTTTGTTGCACCAGGAAGAAATATCTATAGTGCATGGATCAATGGAGAAGAATCAACCAATACGATAAGCGGGACTTCTATGGCAACACCCCATATGGCAGCGGCAGCAGCTTATGTCAAAATGAAACATCCAGATTATAATCAAAGGGATGTATATGCGGCGTTTAAAGATAATGCAGTAGATCTTGGGGAATCTGGAAAGGATACAGAGTTTGGATATGGATATGTACATTTGGAAAAATATAACACAAATGAAGCAGCAGAATCTAAAGACGGAAAAGAATACCAGGCAATCTCAGCCCCGGCACAAATAAATAAAACAATGAATGATTCAGGAAAATCATTTACAATTGACGCAAAAATAACAAGAGGAAACGGAAATCTCACGTATGAAACAACAAATGAGAAAATTGCTACGGTCAAAGATGGAAAAGTAACGATCGTTGGACGTGGAAAATGTAATATCGTGATCAAAGCATCCGAGACAAAAGAGTATAAAGAAACAGAAGAAAAAGTAACGATCAAGATTGATAAAGGTTATCAAAAGATCAAAGTTCCAGTTACCTCATATAAGAAATATGTTTCAGACAAAAACTTTAAGTTAGAAGCATATGTTGAAGCACCAGGAGATGGGAAAGTTGAATTTATTGCAAATGAAAATGATGTTGTAAAGGTAAGCAAGGATGGAGAAGTGACGATTCTTGGACCTGGAACAGCAAGAGTATACGCAGTGGCAACAGGAACAAACAACTTTAACAGAGATATCAGTGATGCGATTGTGATCACGGTAGAAGAAGATAAGAAATCAGATCCTGATATAAAAAACAATGTTGAAAATACAACAACAGCAATGCAAAATGCAACAACACCAGACACAACAACAGTGATTCAAAATACTTCAACAACGAACACAAAAATAGCCGTGCCAAGAGTCGTTGTAAAAAAACTAAAAGCAGGAAAAAAACAGATCAGATTAACATGGAAAAAACAATCCAAAGTATCAGGATATGAAATACGATATGCAACAAAAGCCAATATGAAAAAGGCGAAACGGATCAAAGTAAATGCCAAAACGGCAAGTAAAACGATCAAAAAATTAAAATCAAAGAAACGATATTATATTCAGATCAGAGCATATAAAACAAACGATCACAAAAAGATTTATGGAAATTGGAGTATAAAGAAAACATTAAAAACCAAATAA
- a CDS encoding leucine-rich repeat domain-containing protein: protein MRRRKLYRGLAVAFSAILLATSNPATLQNVAAKGIHLQKKAKAKMILEDPTENGAYTLSMTINKEGTSEESMLSGFIDPKIKVTVQDGKTWVNILSTTYADMMYDITLGDSEGNYKTSEKTPVGEKNSADTYNMYEYKIQINKLSDITKIAVLAEPMGGSRDNIGNYEKYTKADIEDMSIERGWTGFDAIKDQDQKPTGKEALNQALIDYGLDKNNDGTVTKEEIQQYKGDKMELQNCNLSNEGLELLKYLPESVTTLDLSYNNITELPSDLLMMMPQLENFYMENSKLTSIPKGFFKSNTKLNWIALDGNEITTLEDGTFKGLDQLTILGLENNKISKVDKNAFEGMKKIEQLSLYGNNLTTLEDGSLKPLAGSLKMLFLQENNMESLPKAVEDCSSLTELHAWDNGMKDISKVDFSKLPELTELNLMHNEITQIPENVFAKNTKLDGLDLFDNDLTSVSPDILPNGVSLRKLDLKFNNMQIIDKKLINKSQSYNKFYPQKSAMELRLEKSGDQEMKWSQQLSALDLMFWYEETNDAKKKELQSVDEYKEYLKEQGYAEGDFTKTLKDLSYQWDIVTKIQKKDTNGRFVTIDQRINEGKADEMDGSFKFTEDGTYRVVKDVYGYMSSMRNFLFEAKSNEVTIENKKEDKKEDKTTATTPTSQITTIKKKEIQIAKPSRVVKLKIKKSSKRSVKISWKKQKNASGYEVYRSTKKNKSFKKITTLKKAGKVIYVNKKLKKGKTYYYKVRAYKVVSGKKVYGKFSTIKKIKIKK from the coding sequence ATGAGAAGAAGGAAGTTATATAGAGGATTGGCAGTTGCATTTTCAGCAATCCTTCTGGCAACAAGTAATCCAGCAACATTACAAAATGTTGCTGCAAAAGGAATTCATTTACAAAAAAAAGCAAAGGCAAAGATGATCCTGGAAGATCCGACGGAGAATGGAGCTTATACATTATCAATGACGATCAACAAAGAAGGAACATCTGAGGAATCAATGCTAAGCGGATTTATTGATCCAAAGATTAAAGTTACTGTTCAGGATGGAAAGACATGGGTAAATATCCTTAGTACAACATATGCAGATATGATGTACGATATCACACTTGGAGATTCAGAAGGAAATTATAAAACATCTGAAAAAACTCCAGTAGGAGAAAAAAATTCTGCGGACACTTATAATATGTATGAGTATAAGATTCAGATCAATAAATTGTCAGACATCACAAAAATCGCAGTATTGGCAGAACCTATGGGAGGAAGCAGAGACAATATAGGAAATTATGAAAAATATACAAAAGCGGATATAGAAGATATGTCGATCGAGAGAGGATGGACAGGCTTTGATGCCATCAAAGATCAAGATCAAAAACCAACAGGAAAAGAAGCACTGAATCAGGCGTTGATCGATTATGGACTGGATAAGAATAATGATGGAACTGTCACAAAAGAAGAAATTCAGCAATACAAAGGTGACAAGATGGAATTACAGAATTGCAATTTAAGTAATGAAGGATTGGAATTGCTCAAGTACCTTCCGGAGTCTGTGACAACCCTTGATCTTTCTTATAATAACATAACTGAGCTTCCATCAGATCTGTTGATGATGATGCCACAATTAGAAAATTTCTATATGGAAAATAGTAAACTTACGTCTATCCCAAAAGGATTCTTCAAGAGCAACACAAAACTTAACTGGATCGCATTGGATGGAAACGAGATTACAACATTAGAAGATGGAACATTCAAAGGACTAGATCAGCTGACGATCTTAGGACTCGAAAACAATAAGATTTCAAAAGTTGATAAGAATGCCTTTGAAGGTATGAAAAAAATAGAACAGCTGAGTTTATATGGAAATAATCTCACAACATTAGAAGATGGAAGTCTCAAACCATTGGCAGGATCATTAAAAATGTTGTTTTTACAGGAAAATAATATGGAAAGTCTTCCAAAAGCAGTAGAGGATTGTTCCTCATTGACGGAACTGCATGCATGGGATAATGGAATGAAAGATATCAGCAAAGTTGATTTTTCAAAACTTCCGGAATTGACAGAATTAAACCTTATGCATAATGAGATAACACAGATTCCAGAAAATGTATTTGCAAAAAATACAAAACTTGATGGTTTGGATCTGTTTGATAATGATTTGACCTCTGTATCACCAGATATTCTTCCAAATGGAGTTAGTCTAAGGAAACTGGACCTTAAATTCAATAACATGCAGATCATAGATAAAAAGCTGATCAATAAAAGCCAGTCATATAATAAATTTTATCCACAGAAGTCCGCAATGGAATTAAGACTAGAGAAAAGCGGTGATCAAGAGATGAAATGGTCACAGCAGTTAAGTGCGTTGGATTTGATGTTCTGGTATGAAGAAACAAATGATGCAAAGAAAAAAGAACTTCAGTCAGTTGATGAATATAAAGAATATCTGAAAGAACAAGGATATGCGGAAGGCGATTTTACAAAGACATTAAAAGATTTGTCATATCAGTGGGATATCGTAACCAAAATTCAAAAGAAAGACACAAATGGAAGATTTGTAACGATCGATCAAAGAATCAATGAGGGAAAAGCAGACGAAATGGATGGTTCTTTCAAGTTTACAGAAGATGGAACGTATCGAGTTGTAAAGGATGTTTATGGTTACATGAGTTCTATGAGAAATTTCTTATTTGAAGCAAAATCAAATGAAGTAACAATTGAAAATAAGAAAGAAGACAAGAAGGAAGATAAAACAACAGCAACAACGCCAACTTCGCAAATAACAACAATAAAGAAGAAAGAAATACAAATAGCAAAACCATCAAGGGTTGTAAAGCTTAAAATAAAAAAATCTTCAAAGAGATCTGTGAAAATAAGCTGGAAAAAGCAGAAAAATGCATCAGGATATGAAGTTTACAGATCAACGAAGAAGAATAAATCGTTTAAGAAGATCACAACATTGAAAAAAGCTGGAAAAGTAATTTATGTTAATAAAAAACTGAAGAAAGGAAAAACATATTATTACAAAGTACGTGCTTATAAAGTAGTATCTGGCAAAAAAGTATACGGAAAATTTTCAACGATCAAAAAAATTAAGATCAAAAAATAA
- a CDS encoding leucine-rich repeat domain-containing protein, which translates to MMRKRVLTYSLAVALAVAMAVPQTVILSTGIVQVKAANTETGLKTGIAITKAEWGKNWSGTENYIKFTEMDKYASTSSDYCSKINKVVVNDKEYPVYDEEGKDNYYSMTYSDGFCVYMGSIKDGENTIIVSANGYKDKKIIVNVDKTAKTVTFVSQIDLKSGDAVIDKNALNNMITAAKAYTKESASDEKWNAFQEAIKTAEDVYNKESATQDQIDQAVAALREAIDTFKKEDPTLNPTEDGVYTVTLKATKQGSKEPSSLGGYFEGKAKLTVKDGEMKLSMLNISMAKYLLDFTLETDGTFAQATKEAYGDANSDGSYDAYEYTMSIKDLSKIHTAAALVSVMGSESDKGNYDKYMKADITFTSLEKGWKGYDKKDANQTLVDALIEAGADTNNDGEITQEELAAFNGDEGSLDLSNKNLSNIDLLKGLSDKIKELDLSGNKITEIPEGFFDNMTNLEYVDLNSNHIKALPENAFKNTKKLNWINIRANNLTEIKKDTLSGLDKLVYLELDNNSITSVEAGALDGDTSLKQLSISGNELNALPDHLLDDAGDTINFIELSNNEFVKLPNCINAATKKLRKISAFNNALEDISNIDFTKMSNLEEVNFYKNYIAQVPDGTFAKNKKLYSVDFHDNQISNITEKAFPETFENDYDGVLHKLDLTLNNIKVVDPAVMKKSDTAINKFYPQKNAMNLELKEDNGQKISWSQDLSVLDLAFWFDKTASDEAREIETVEDYKDMLEQNGWKDKNIVEVMDEKYDWDIITEVQKKNADGTWETVKEDTETDQAEELKGNFSVSNLGTYRIKKVLNATLNGTKQYRFTVYSNELAVSKNDDKKPSNTTAEQKPSSATTEQKPSDTTTTQKLSMTTVKDILKKVSKINLQNLKKRKVRITWKKVKNADGYQVYRATKKNGKYKLVKVVKGNKKVSYTNTKLKKNKKYYYKVRAYRTVKGKKVYGAFSSKKSILIKK; encoded by the coding sequence ATGATGAGAAAAAGAGTATTAACATATTCACTGGCAGTAGCACTGGCAGTAGCAATGGCAGTTCCACAGACAGTAATCTTATCAACAGGTATTGTACAGGTAAAAGCGGCAAATACAGAAACTGGATTAAAAACAGGAATTGCGATCACAAAAGCAGAATGGGGAAAAAACTGGTCAGGAACAGAAAATTATATTAAATTTACTGAAATGGATAAATATGCATCTACTTCTTCAGATTATTGCAGTAAGATCAATAAAGTTGTAGTGAACGACAAGGAATATCCAGTTTATGATGAAGAAGGAAAAGATAATTATTATTCAATGACATATTCTGATGGATTTTGTGTATATATGGGATCGATCAAAGATGGCGAAAACACAATTATTGTTTCAGCAAATGGTTACAAAGATAAAAAGATCATTGTGAATGTCGACAAAACAGCAAAAACAGTAACTTTCGTTTCACAGATAGATTTGAAATCAGGAGATGCAGTGATCGATAAAAATGCGTTAAATAATATGATCACAGCAGCAAAAGCATATACGAAAGAATCGGCATCTGATGAAAAATGGAATGCATTCCAGGAAGCGATCAAAACAGCAGAAGATGTATATAATAAAGAATCTGCAACTCAGGATCAGATCGATCAGGCAGTTGCTGCATTAAGGGAAGCAATTGATACGTTTAAAAAAGAAGATCCAACATTAAATCCAACAGAAGATGGTGTATATACAGTTACACTTAAAGCAACAAAACAAGGCAGCAAGGAACCCTCTTCCTTAGGTGGATATTTTGAAGGAAAAGCAAAACTGACAGTAAAAGATGGAGAAATGAAATTATCCATGTTAAATATCTCCATGGCGAAATACTTACTTGACTTCACATTAGAGACAGATGGAACGTTTGCCCAAGCAACAAAAGAAGCGTATGGGGATGCAAATAGTGATGGTTCTTATGATGCATATGAATATACAATGAGCATTAAAGATCTGAGCAAAATACATACAGCGGCAGCTTTAGTATCCGTTATGGGATCTGAATCTGATAAAGGTAACTATGACAAATATATGAAAGCGGATATCACATTCACATCTTTGGAAAAAGGATGGAAAGGATATGATAAAAAAGATGCGAACCAGACCCTGGTTGATGCATTGATCGAAGCAGGAGCTGATACGAACAATGATGGAGAAATTACCCAGGAAGAATTAGCAGCATTTAATGGAGACGAAGGAAGTCTGGATTTATCAAACAAGAATTTGAGTAATATCGATCTGTTAAAAGGTTTATCAGATAAGATTAAAGAATTGGATCTTTCAGGAAATAAGATCACAGAAATTCCAGAGGGATTTTTTGATAATATGACAAATCTTGAGTATGTAGATTTGAATTCAAATCATATAAAAGCTCTTCCAGAAAATGCGTTTAAAAATACAAAAAAATTGAATTGGATCAATATAAGAGCAAATAATCTGACGGAGATTAAGAAAGATACACTGTCAGGATTGGATAAATTAGTATATCTTGAACTGGATAATAATAGTATCACGTCTGTAGAGGCTGGGGCACTGGATGGAGATACAAGTCTAAAGCAGCTATCCATTTCAGGAAATGAATTAAATGCATTACCAGATCATCTCTTAGATGATGCTGGAGATACGATTAATTTTATTGAATTATCCAATAACGAGTTTGTAAAACTTCCAAACTGTATCAATGCAGCAACAAAGAAATTGCGAAAGATCAGTGCATTCAATAATGCATTAGAAGACATTTCGAATATTGATTTTACAAAGATGTCAAATCTTGAGGAGGTTAATTTCTACAAGAACTATATTGCTCAAGTGCCAGATGGAACATTTGCAAAGAATAAAAAACTATATTCTGTAGATTTCCACGATAATCAGATCTCCAATATTACAGAGAAGGCATTTCCTGAAACATTTGAAAACGATTATGATGGAGTACTTCACAAGCTTGATCTTACGTTAAATAATATCAAAGTTGTGGATCCGGCAGTGATGAAAAAATCAGACACAGCGATCAATAAATTTTATCCACAGAAGAACGCGATGAATCTGGAACTAAAGGAAGATAACGGTCAGAAGATTAGTTGGAGCCAGGATTTAAGTGTATTAGATCTTGCATTCTGGTTTGATAAGACAGCAAGTGACGAAGCCAGAGAAATAGAAACGGTTGAAGATTATAAAGATATGCTGGAGCAGAACGGATGGAAAGATAAAAATATCGTAGAAGTTATGGATGAAAAATATGACTGGGATATTATTACAGAAGTTCAGAAAAAGAATGCAGATGGTACATGGGAGACAGTTAAAGAAGATACAGAAACTGATCAGGCAGAAGAATTAAAAGGGAACTTTAGTGTATCAAATCTGGGAACATACAGAATAAAGAAAGTCTTAAATGCGACATTAAATGGAACAAAACAATACCGTTTTACTGTATATTCAAACGAATTAGCAGTATCTAAAAACGATGATAAAAAACCATCAAATACAACAGCCGAACAGAAACCATCAAGTGCAACAACTGAACAAAAGCCATCGGATACAACAACGACACAAAAATTATCAATGACAACAGTGAAAGATATTCTTAAGAAAGTGTCAAAGATTAATCTGCAAAATCTGAAAAAACGTAAGGTGCGTATTACATGGAAGAAAGTAAAGAATGCAGATGGATATCAAGTTTATCGAGCAACAAAGAAAAACGGAAAATATAAGCTTGTTAAGGTAGTAAAAGGTAATAAAAAAGTAAGTTACACAAATACAAAGTTAAAGAAAAATAAAAAATATTACTACAAAGTTCGTGCTTATCGTACAGTTAAAGGTAAGAAAGTATATGGTGCATTCTCCTCAAAGAAAAGCATATTGATCAAAAAATAA
- a CDS encoding NEAT domain-containing protein, which produces MRKTKYHIKKKIMPLLLAVAMAGTATPIYVAHPAIVKAAVSNAFGTNKISLSAGSYTVPVSLKKADDVEQNSMAAGAVGENATLEVAEDGTASLEVELKALNLYGMTGAAKDLKVYQGNDTKSETKDVTVEKTDEAGNPTKIKFTIPESAKTTDGIYLHMMISPIAKETDAFLKVDYASLKGNENVSDGTKENTIHIAQFGGYDIKTTVTYKDGKVTDLQIKGENFEGKYAKENENIYLPKAINKIKDQIQGLDITDQNSFDKVDTVSGATTSASAIKNAVMESLGLTSKEEVLAPAPKTVEEGTYGIQMKNMTSTVEHSLSAANSENKVTATLKVDKNRKMTLSYPVVTKEAMDVLAFNGYYNGSDLTKEGSEETKDGESVTTVNMPLTGDKPELTYKANFKLYVPAMSNLSGEHGGITFDHGKFDTDAQITLYWDTLKEKKDKEVLSDGIYKVDAKMLKTNGKHLSMANDAIAHKVKLTVKDGKYYVTLNLKAMNIPFGGQTFHGYLNKIQYIENGTEKDVTVDQIQKNTNGDIVSDEFGSNYPDLVTFPLTDEAVETGIAPMQVFIPIMDSIASGMGTQKMNLSLDFTSVVKTTADDKDFSSEDVTEEAPKKEEQKPSTTVQKPVATVQKPTATQTTTTVKLVAVTGLKVKNSSKKTATVTWKKVKSATGYIVYRATKKNGKYKAVKTITKASTTKFKNKKLKKKKTYYYKVRAIKKAGKKVTYSKYSKAVSVKIKK; this is translated from the coding sequence ATGAGAAAAACTAAATATCATATAAAGAAAAAAATCATGCCATTATTGTTAGCTGTTGCAATGGCTGGAACAGCGACACCCATATATGTAGCACATCCAGCAATTGTAAAGGCAGCAGTGTCTAATGCATTTGGAACAAACAAAATAAGTTTGTCAGCTGGTTCTTATACAGTTCCAGTGTCGTTAAAAAAAGCAGATGATGTTGAACAGAATTCAATGGCGGCCGGGGCTGTAGGTGAAAATGCAACATTAGAAGTAGCAGAAGATGGAACAGCAAGTTTAGAAGTTGAATTAAAAGCATTAAATCTTTATGGAATGACAGGTGCAGCAAAGGATTTAAAAGTTTATCAGGGAAACGATACAAAATCAGAAACAAAAGATGTGACTGTTGAGAAAACAGATGAAGCTGGTAATCCAACAAAGATTAAATTTACAATTCCAGAGAGTGCAAAGACAACCGATGGTATCTATCTTCATATGATGATCAGTCCGATAGCAAAGGAAACAGATGCATTTTTAAAGGTTGATTATGCAAGTCTTAAGGGAAATGAAAACGTATCAGATGGAACAAAAGAAAATACGATTCATATTGCACAGTTCGGTGGATACGATATTAAAACAACTGTTACATACAAAGATGGAAAAGTGACAGATCTTCAGATTAAAGGAGAAAATTTCGAAGGAAAATATGCTAAAGAAAATGAAAATATCTACCTTCCAAAAGCGATCAATAAAATCAAAGACCAGATACAAGGTCTAGATATCACAGATCAGAATTCCTTTGACAAAGTCGATACAGTGTCTGGAGCAACGACAAGTGCTTCCGCGATTAAAAATGCAGTTATGGAATCTCTAGGATTAACATCAAAAGAGGAAGTTCTTGCACCAGCACCAAAAACAGTGGAAGAAGGTACTTATGGGATTCAGATGAAAAACATGACAAGTACAGTAGAACATAGCTTGTCTGCAGCAAATTCTGAGAATAAAGTAACAGCAACATTAAAGGTTGATAAAAATAGAAAGATGACATTATCATATCCAGTGGTTACAAAAGAAGCAATGGATGTATTAGCTTTTAATGGGTATTATAATGGATCAGATCTGACAAAAGAAGGATCCGAAGAAACAAAAGATGGAGAGAGTGTAACAACTGTAAATATGCCATTAACAGGTGATAAACCAGAATTAACTTATAAAGCAAACTTTAAATTGTATGTACCAGCAATGAGCAATTTAAGTGGTGAACATGGTGGAATTACATTTGATCATGGAAAGTTTGATACAGATGCTCAGATCACGTTATATTGGGATACATTAAAAGAAAAGAAAGACAAAGAAGTACTTTCTGATGGAATCTACAAAGTAGATGCAAAGATGTTAAAAACAAATGGAAAACATCTATCAATGGCAAATGATGCGATCGCACATAAAGTAAAGTTAACAGTAAAAGATGGAAAATATTATGTCACATTAAACTTAAAGGCAATGAATATTCCATTCGGTGGACAGACATTCCATGGATACTTAAACAAGATCCAGTACATTGAAAATGGAACAGAAAAAGACGTTACAGTTGATCAGATTCAGAAAAACACGAATGGTGACATTGTATCCGATGAATTTGGAAGCAATTATCCTGATCTTGTAACATTCCCATTGACAGATGAAGCTGTAGAAACAGGAATCGCACCAATGCAGGTATTTATACCAATTATGGACAGCATTGCATCAGGAATGGGAACTCAGAAAATGAATCTTTCCTTAGATTTTACATCAGTCGTTAAAACAACAGCAGATGATAAAGATTTTAGCAGTGAAGATGTAACAGAAGAAGCACCAAAGAAAGAGGAACAAAAACCATCAACAACAGTTCAGAAGCCAGTTGCAACAGTCCAGAAGCCAACTGCAACACAGACGACAACGACTGTAAAGTTAGTAGCAGTCACAGGTCTGAAAGTTAAGAATTCTTCCAAGAAAACGGCAACAGTAACATGGAAGAAAGTCAAAAGTGCAACAGGATATATTGTATATCGTGCGACAAAGAAGAATGGTAAATACAAAGCAGTTAAGACGATCACAAAAGCTTCGACAACCAAATTTAAAAATAAGAAACTGAAAAAGAAAAAGACATATTATTATAAAGTCCGTGCAATTAAAAAAGCAGGAAAGAAAGTAACATACAGTAAATATTCAAAAGCAGTTTCTGTAAAAATTAAAAAGTAA